A DNA window from Lujinxingia litoralis contains the following coding sequences:
- a CDS encoding site-2 protease family protein, translating into MFKHALRLPFRLLGIPLYLDLTFLLILPLLAWLIGNQLVPFIDLVGLPIDADALDQGLLPYVLGLIAAVALFISVVIHELGHALVARRFGVETERITLWLLGGMAHFKKIPRQRGAEALVAIAGPITSFALAALGALALLLIPTDWGALYFVVAYTTFMNVALATFNLIPALPLDGGRVLRSLLALRMDRPRATQIAATISRVLAIILGIFGLLSLNIFLILIAVFVYIAVAAEARFELADDLLRNVPVSALMSSPIESVPAEMPVEVLLKRMLRDARHAYPVHDESGSFLGLITLNNLQRAAPEDTIAEHMSDLPESIDPDASASELLEMMSRQESPRVLVRPSGGPFLGIITRTDLFRALQLLTGRAPASES; encoded by the coding sequence ATGTTCAAGCACGCCCTGCGCCTGCCTTTTCGCCTGCTGGGCATTCCGCTCTACCTCGATCTGACCTTTCTCCTCATCCTGCCCCTCCTGGCCTGGCTCATCGGCAACCAGCTCGTCCCCTTCATCGACCTGGTCGGGCTCCCCATCGATGCCGACGCCCTCGACCAGGGTCTCCTCCCCTACGTACTGGGCCTGATCGCCGCGGTGGCCCTCTTTATCAGCGTCGTCATCCACGAGCTCGGCCACGCCCTCGTCGCCCGACGCTTCGGCGTGGAGACCGAACGCATCACCCTGTGGCTTTTGGGGGGCATGGCCCACTTCAAAAAAATCCCCCGGCAGCGCGGCGCCGAGGCCCTGGTAGCCATCGCCGGCCCCATCACCAGCTTCGCCCTGGCAGCCCTGGGCGCCCTGGCCCTCTTGCTCATCCCCACCGACTGGGGTGCCCTCTACTTTGTGGTGGCCTACACCACCTTCATGAACGTGGCCCTGGCCACCTTCAACCTCATCCCCGCCCTGCCCCTGGACGGCGGGCGCGTGCTGCGCTCGCTGCTGGCCCTGCGCATGGACCGCCCCCGCGCCACCCAGATCGCCGCCACGATCAGCCGCGTGCTCGCCATCATTCTGGGCATCTTCGGGCTTTTGAGCCTCAACATTTTCCTGATCCTCATCGCCGTCTTCGTCTACATCGCCGTGGCCGCCGAGGCCCGCTTTGAGCTCGCCGACGACCTGCTGCGCAACGTCCCGGTGAGCGCCCTGATGAGCTCCCCCATCGAGTCGGTCCCCGCCGAAATGCCCGTCGAAGTGCTCCTCAAACGCATGCTCCGTGACGCGCGCCATGCCTACCCGGTGCACGATGAGAGCGGCTCGTTCCTGGGCCTGATCACTCTCAACAACCTCCAGCGCGCCGCCCCCGAGGACACCATCGCCGAGCATATGAGCGACCTGCCCGAGAGCATCGATCCCGACGCCTCGGCCTCGGAGCTCCTGGAGATGATGTCGCGTCAGGAGTCCCCCCGGGTGCTCGTGCGCCCCTCCGGAGGCCCCTTTCTGGGCATCATCACCCGCACCGACCTCTTCCGCGCCCTGCAACTCTTGACCGGTCGGGCCCCGGCCTCCGAGAGCTGA